ACCACCGTCGCCGAGACCCGCGTGATGCCCGAGGATCTGGACATCACATGGAAACGCATGAGGACGGCATTTGCTGAATTAGCGAGTTAGCTCGCGCTTCGCGCGTTGGCCAGTTGGCAGATTAGCGGATTCTTGAGCTGCGAATTTAGCTCCGATTCAGAGGCAAACTCTTATCTTCCTCGCCGCTCGCTGCCAGCGAAAGCGCGGCCTGTTCTTCGGCATCCAATCCAGCGGCATCGAGAAGCTTCGATGGTAGTTGCTTGCTGGTGCGGATGCCTGCCTTTTTCAGCATCTCGGTTTGCCGGACGAGGTTACCGGAGCCTGTGCTGAGCTTGTTCATCGCGTTCTGATAGCTTTGGTCTGCGCTGCGCAGGCTATCGCCTACTTTGGTGAGATCGGCCACAAAATTGACGAACTTCTCGTACAGCTTCGTGCCGCGCTCGACAATGTCCGCAACGCTGCGAGCCTGCTGCTCCTGTTGCCAGAGGTTATCGACGATGCGAATGACGAAGAGGAGCGTCGTCGGGCCAACCAGCAGGACGTTGCGCTCGTAAGCTTCGCGCCATAAGTCGCCAGCCTCCTGCATGGCGAGGAGAAACGCCGGCTCGACAGGGATGAACATCACAACAAAATCAGGAGAGTCAAGACCGGAAAGCTTGTGATAACTGCGCTTGGCAAGCCCGTCCAGATGCGCCCGGACGCTGACCAGATGCTGCTTCAGGGCAATCTTGCGCGCGTCTTCCGTCACAGCGTTGGCGTAGTCCGTGTAGGCGTTGAGCGAAACCTTGGAATCGACCACCAGATGGCGTCCGCCGGGAAGGTTGATGATGACGTCCGTTCGTGAGGCCTTGCCACGTGCACCATCTTCATCCACAACCGCTCCGAAGCTCTCCTGGAACCGGTATTGTTCGCCTTCGCGCAATCCGGCTTTTTCGAGCAGATCGCGCAGGATGAACTCTCCCCAGTCGCCTTGCGTCTTCGACGATCCGCGCAACGCGGTGGTCAGATTATGAGCCTCGGCGCTGAGCTGCTGGTTCAGCTTCTCCAGCGATTCGAGTTTGCCGCGCAATTCGACACGACCGGCTAGGGACTCCTTCTGTGCGTCCTCGACCTTGCCGCGAAAATCATTGATCTGAACGCGCAGCGGATTCAAGAGCTGGTCGAGATTAGCCTTGTTCTGCTCTGTAAATTTCGTCGATTTTTCATCGAGAATCTTTCCCGCCAGAGCTTCAAACTGGTGCGTCAGCTCGGTCCGTGCTTCGGTGAGCAGCTTCAGCTTCTCCTGAAAACTGGAGCGTTCGCCTCTAAGCTCCGCCTCCAGACGGCTGATTGTCGAACCTTGCTCCTGCTCAATCTTTGCCCGCACCGCGAGAGCCTTTTGCAGCTCCTCCTTCTCGGCGGCGATCAGCCCGATGCTCTTCTCACGCTCTGCCGCCAGAGACTGGAAGCCCGCTCGCGCGGCAACATCGGCCTGCGCCGACACCAGTTCGAGACGCACCGACCCCACTTCTTTGGTAAGTTCCGCATTGCGGTCTTGCAATTGTTTCTTTTCGGCCGCGGCAGATGTGGATCGGAGCCAGTAACCTACCAGTATTCCGGCAAAAGCAGCGACAATTGCGGCAATTAAGGACTGCATCGATATTCCAAGCCTCTTCGCCTAATGTACGCCTTTTGCCTGTGCAATTCCTTCAGAATCTTGACTGCGTTCTATTCCCTGTTCCCTAATCCCTATTCCTGCTCCCCCACTCCTTTACATGGATTCGTGTGCCCCGATAGACTTAGAGATTCGGGGCCGTGTGGCTTTCGTTTCTGCTGGAGAGATGCTCGGGCATGTCGTCAAGTATGGTAGGCTGCGAGTCGAACCTGTAGAAACTTCCGGAGACGGTTTTGCGCGTGTTTTCCGTGTTTTGACAATAATTTTGAGGAGATTTGACACATGGCAGTGGAAGAGAAGGTAAAGCAGATTATCGTCGAGCAGCTTCAGGTCGACGAGGCCGAGGTGACCCCCAACGCCAGCTTCCAGGAAGACCTCGGCGCTGATTCGCTCGACGTTGTCGAGCTGGTAATGCAGTTTGAAGAGGCCTTTGACCTCGAAATTCCCGACGAAGACGCCGAGAAGATCAAGACCGTCAAGGACGCCATCGATTACATCGAAAAGAACGCGAAGGCAGGCAAGTAAACAGTGAGACGCCGCGTCGTCATTACGGGCCTCGGACTGATCTGTGGGGTTGGCAACACCACCCAGGAGGTCTGGGGCCAGTTGCTGGCTGGAGCCAGTGGTGTTGGGCCGATCACGGCCTTTGACACCACAGGTTTCTCCACCACATTCGCCGCCGAAGTGAAGAACTTCGATCCGCTCCAATTCATTGACAAGAAAGAGTCGCGCAAGATGGCCCGCTTCATCCATCTCGCCATCGCCGCGACCCAGGAAGCAATGGAGCAATCGGGTCTGGTTATCACGCCGGAGAATGAAGAGCGCGTCGGGGTCTTTATCGGCTCGGGCATCGGCGGATTCGAGATCATCGAGCGCGAATACAGCAATCTCATTGCCGGTGGACCGCGCAAAATTTCGCCCTTCTTCATTCCGGCGACGATCATCAACATGGCTGCGGGACAGGTGAGCATCCGCTACGGGGCAAAAGGGCCAATCTCGGCGACGGCAACAGCCTGCGCGACCTCGGCCAACTCCATCGGCGATTCGTTCAAGATGATCCAGCACGGCGAGGCGGACGCGATGATCGCTGGCGGCTCCGAAGCTGCAGTAACACAACTTTCCATTGGCGGATTTGCAGCCATGCGCGCGCTTTCCACACGCAACGACGAGCCTCAGTTAGCCAGCCGTCCCTTTGACAAGGATCGCGATGGCTTCGTGCTCGGCGAGGGCGCGGGCATCCTGATTCTCGAGGAACTGGAATTCGCCAAGGCTCGCGGCGCGAAGATTCTGGGCGAAATTATCGGCTACGGCATGAGTTCGGATGCGTATCACATGACCGGCATTGCACCCGAGGGAGCAGGCGCTCAGCGCAGTATGCGCGCAGCTCTGCGCGACGCTGGAATTGCTATCGAAGATGTGGATTACGTCAACGCCCATGCCACTTCGACGCCTGCGGGCGACGGCAATGAATCACGCGCGATCGAGCTGGTCTTTGGAGAAAAGGCGACGAATAAGGTGCTCAAAGTAAGCAGCACCAAATCGATGACCGGCCATCTTCTGGGCGCGGCCGGCGGATTGGAAGCCGGTATCACGGCGCTTGCGCTGATCGACCAGAAGATTCCACCTACCATCAATCTGGACACTCCCGGCGAGGATTGCATCCTGGATTACGTCGCCAACAAGGCAGTCGACGCTAAAATTGACGTGGCCCTATCGAACTCTTTCGGCTTCGGAGGCATCAACGCCTCGCTGATCATGCGCCGATGGACGGAAGATTAATTTTCAAATAGCAAATAAAAGAGGCGCGGACTGCAACAGTCCGCGCCTCTTTTATTTATGTGTGGCTCCCTGCCTAAGAGAAGGCCACTGCGATTCCCACGCTAAAAATTACTGTGACAATCCACCATGCGAAGACAGCGATATAGCCGCTGCTGCGCTTGATTCCCGCAACGATGGAGATGCCGATGGCCGCCAGGACAAGCGTCCAGATCATCGTGATATCGATCGAAGTCGCCAGCGCCATCAGAGCCTTGTTGGTATCCGGTGGCAGGTAATAGCCGATATTTGTCCCCGCAAAGTTTTTGACATTAAAACTCTCCGGGTCCAGACCAGCGAACAGCGCAATCGTCCCGAGGATTACCTTGAACAAACCCGGCAGACCTGCGAACCAGGTGACCGAAAACGCCTGCCAGAAGGTCGCCTTGCCGCCAAAACCGAAGTTGACCGTGGCAAGCAACACGCCCGCGATCACCGCCGTGCCGATCAATGCGAAGATCGGCAGCGCGGCGAAGCTGATCTGCGTGGCGATTACCGTGATCTTCATCCTGCTCGCGCGTTGATCCGGGGGCAGCTTGTCCATTTCCTCGGCTTGCTTCGGGCTCTGCTTAATGCTGTTCTCAGCGACCTGTTCCCATCCGACTCTGGCCTGGATCGCGCCGAACAGGCCGTAGCCGAAGACAATCGTGAGTACAAATGGCAGCCACCAGCTTGTGCTTCGCTTGATATCGGTGAAGGTTTTGGAAGGTGAAGTGAAGGTATAAATTACGCGCTGCACCTGGCTCAGTTGCGGAGCTTCCTGGCCAGCAGCCACCGCAGGAATTTGTACGTTGCTCATGGAATTTCGCCTCTCAAAAGACCGTTTCAACGGCGTACGGCAGACTCTCCGGTCTTTGCCCGCAATTGTACAGTCCCTTTGAGAAAGGATGAGGAGAAATCACGAAGACAGCCCTCACACTTGTGGCCTGGCCGGGAGCTACTTTTCGCTGCTCGGCGGCACAAGACCCTTCAACCGCATATAGAGAGCCAGGGTAGCGTACTGCTCGTTGTCGTGCGAAACATTTCCCCAGGCAAAGCCGATGCGTGCCCGCGTGACCGGCCCAAGCGTGAGCATCTGCAGCATGTTGGTCTCTGTAAGGGCGGCATACGCCTTGTCGCACTCCGCAAAGGAAGCCTGCAGCGCGGCAACGATCGCCGCCTTGTCGGCTGTCTCAGGGGGCACCTTATACAGCGCTTCCGGTGCCGTCTCGTTGAGTGTGCCGCAGCTGCGCAACTGCGCCTCGCTGATATGGTTCACCACGCGCGCAAAGGTCCTGACCTCCGGCGTAGGACGGAAAGAATAGCTTTCCGTCGGCATCTTATCGGCAGCTTTAAGGATGTTGGCTTTCAGACCGTTATAGCTGCGCAGCACATCGGCTGCGGGAGTGAACGTTTGCTTCGGCACAGCGGGGTGATCTGCCGGAGCCGCGGTCTGGCCATGAGCGGCCAGGGCGGTGCTCAAGATTGCAAAGGCTGTAAGGGCTGCAAAGCGTGACAAGGGCGCGTCCTCCGTCGTCATCGTACCAGAGCACCGTCTATTGCGAATACCGTCCGCCGCAGATATTGGAACCGGTTTACCTGCCGTGCCCGGCGAGTATCGAGGCTGAAGCCAGGGGCGCGGCCTTTGCCGGACTTGTCGAGCCGGGAGCCGGCGCCTCATTCGACTCCGTATAGCTCTTGTAAACGGAAATATGGAAGCAGGATTGGCGAAACTCCTCTTCGACATCGATCTTGCCCTGCTGTTCCAGCGGAATCAGCCAGCAGCGCATCCAGCCAATTTCTTTGGAGGAGAGACCCTGCTTGGCGATGTCGATGGTGCCGCCAGTCAGGTGCGGTGACGCGATATCCCCGTCCGCTGCTGCTGCATTGCCGTTGATCATGCGCAGTCTGCGCTGGTACTCGACCGTGCGCACCGCGGAGGTGACCTCAATCACTGAGCCAGCGAAGCGCGCGGAATGGGCGCGGGCCAGATCGGTGAGGAATTTCGCCGTCCACGGGCGGCAGTAGCGCCGGTTTTCGGGCAAATCTGTATTTACATGCAGCGCAGCCGAAACCGGCACCGGAACCAGCGACCCATGGGCGATGCGGTCTTCGAGATCGGCATCATCCAGGATGCGCTCCAGGCCATCGGCTTCGGCCATCTCGTTCTGATGCACCAGGGATTCATGTGAGCCGCGCAGCGGCGGCGGAATGTTCAGTCGCGCCCGCAGGAGAACGGGCTCCGAAGACATGTGACGGCCGTGCCTTCCGGCACTTGAGCGCCGCGATGCTTCGCGCAGACGACTCGCTGGTGCACCCGGCCGATGCAGATGCTGCGCCGGTCGCAATCCAGCGCGGCTCGCGTGTTCTGCGGCCTGTCGTCGTGCGCGAGACTGGACGCCGGCTTTGCCGGTTCTCCGCGAAGTTGCAATGGATCTTGTTTGAGCGCGATGATGCGGATGCGCGGGGACGACTGCCATTGACGGAGCAATGACAGAGAGACTGAAGGCCAAGGCGACCAGAAGCGAAATGAGGTACGAACGTCGCATAGACGGGGGTATTGGCGAGGTTCGCGGAGGCTACCGAGCTTTACCAGTGTACCGTTCCGATCCGCGTATTCGGAGTGGCAAGAGTGGTGCGGGCAGGTCCGATAACTGGCGGTCAAGATGACCTACGCTGAAAAAAGTCGAGAAGAAAATCGCAGTTGTAAAGCGCGACAGGCATCCACAATGGGATGCCTGTCGCGCTTTACAACTCCATCTTCTTTCGGTGAGGCTACTGCAGCAGGGTTCCCTGCTCGTCTTCCTTGATGTCTTCCGGCGGAATGACGACCGCTGCCGCGACCTTATCGTCCGGTTCAAGATTCAGCAGCTTCACGCCCTGCGTCGAACGGCCTGCCTCGCGAATGGTCTTGGTATCGATGCGGATCATCTTGCCGAACTGGCTGATCACCATCAATTCCGATGTCTCATCCACCGGCAGAATGGCCTGGCTCTTGCCGACCTTCGGGGTTGCCTTCAGATTGTTGACGCCCTGCGCACCGCGCGCTGTCAGGCGATATTCGTCGATGTCCGTTCGCTTGCCGAAGCCGTTCTCCGTGACGGTAAGAATCAAGTTCCTGCCTACGCCGAGGCGTTCGTCGAGAGCCTTGAGAGCCTTCCACGCCACTTCTGAGGATTTCTCAGCAGCCTTCTCCGCTGCCTTCAGAACCTCATCGTCGGGATTGCCGTTTCGGCGATCTTCACGCGCCTTCTGCAAGGCTTCTCGTGCTTCCGAGAGTTCGTTGCGCAAAGCTTCCAGCTTGCTGGTCAGGTTCAACTTCGCCGCACACTCATCGCGGTTCCGATCCCGCGTTTCATCGGTGACGGTGATGGCAACGCCAATCACCTCGTCGCCCTTCTTGAGTGAAATGCCCTTATTGCCGGCGGCGTTTCGTCCCATGGGCCGCAATCCGATCCCGCTGCGTTCCGGGTCGTATTCTTCGATGAAACGAATGGCCATGCCCTCGCGCGTGGCGAGGAAGATCGTCTGCTTGCCGTCGGTGATGGCCGCTTCGATCAGGTCATCGCTCTTTTCAATGGCGATGGCGATAATGCCGCGCGCCATGACGTTGCTGAAGTCCTTGAGCGGCGTCTTCTTGACGATGCCATTGCGCGTCGCGAAAAGGATGAATTTACCCTCTTCTTCCAGATTGCGCACAGGGAGGATGGTGACGACTTTTTCACCCGCTTGCAGATTGAGCAGGCTCTGCATCGACTTGCCCTTGCCCGCCGCGCTCACGTCCGGCACTTCGTAGACCTTGACCCAGTAAACGCGGCCCGTATTGGTAAAGCAGAGCAGGTAAGCATGGGTCGAGTCGATAATGAGCTGCGCGACAAAGTCTTCCTCGCGCGTCTTCATGCCGGTGCGTCCGGTGCCGCCGCGGCGCTGCTGGCGATAGATCGAGATCGGCGTCCGCTTCAGATAGCCCTGGTGGCTGACAGTGATGGCCACCTGCTCATCGGCGATCAGGTCTTCCATCTGCAGCTCGGCGGTCTCGTCGACAATGATGGTGCGGCGTGCATCGCCATACTTGTCGCGAACGTCTTCCAGCTCCTTCACGATAACGGCGCGAAGCTTTGGCTCGCTGGCCAGAATCAGCTCATATTCCGCAATGCGCAGCCGGATTTCGCCCAGTTCTTTGAGGATTTCGTCGACCGAAAGCTGCGTAAGACGATAGAGCTGCAATTCGAGAATGGCGTCGATCTGCCGATAGGTCAGGCCGCGCTCTTCGGCGGGAAGCCTCTCGCGATTCAGGTTAACGACGATCTCAACACCCTTGCCCCAGACGTAGAGATTTTCCCTCGCCTCGGCACGCGAAGCCGATCCGCGAATGATGCGGATGACCGAGTCGAGATTGTCGAGGGCGATCTTGTAGCCCTCTAAGACATGCTCGCGCTCGCGGGCCTTGCGCAAAAGATACACTGTCCGGCGACGGACAACTTCCACGCGATGATCGATGAAGCATCGGATGGCTGCAGCCAGTCCAAGCTCTCGCGGCTGGCCGTTGACCACCGCGAGGAAGATCATCGAGAAGCTTTCCTGCATCTGCGTGTGCTTGTAGAGCTGGTTGAGCACAATCTCCGGCTGCGAGCCGCGCTTCAGTTCGATCACGATGCGCATGCCATCGCGGTCGCTCTCGTCACGGACGTCGCTGATCTCGTCGACGATCTTCTCGTTGACCAGTTCGGCAATCCGCTCAATGAGTTTGGATTTGTTGACCTGGTAAGGGATCTCGTTGACGATGATCGCCAGCTTTTCCTTGGTAAGCTGCTCGGTGGCCACCTTGGCGCGCATCAGGAATCGTCCGCGGCCCGTCGTGTAGGCCTGCGCGATGCCGGTCTTCCCGAAGATGAATCCGCCGGTCGGAAAATCCGGCCCCTGAACGTGCTTCAGGACTTCCAGCAACCCGGCCTTCGGATCGTTCACCAGCGCAATCGTGGCGTTCACAATCTCGGTCAGGTTATGCGGAGGAATGTTAGTCGCCATGCCGACGGCGATTCCGTTCGAACCGTTGACAATCAGCGTAGGAATGCGCGTTGGCAGAACGGAAGGCTCGGAGGTCGATTCGTCGTAGTTGGGGACAAAGTCGACCGTCTCCATCTCGATATCGGCCAGCATTTCGCCGGCGATACGCTGCAGGCGGCATTCCGTATAACGCATCGCCGCCGGCGGGTCGCCATCGACTGAGCCAAAGTTTCCCTGGCCGTCGATCAGCGGATAACGCATCGAGAAGGGCTGCGCCAGCCGCACCATCGTGTCGTAAATCGCCGAGTCGCCGTGGGGATGGTAAACACCCATGGTCTGGCCGACAACCTTGGCGCACTTGGTGTACTTCTTATTGTGCTCCAGGCCCATCTCGCTCATCGCATACAGCACGCGGCGATGCACAGGCTTGAGGCCGTCGCGAATGTCAGGCAATGCGCGCCCGATGATGACCGACATCGAGTAGTCGAGATAACTGCGGCGCATCTCGTCTTCGATGTTGATGGAAACCACATTGGAACCGCTGTTCGGCGGGCCGCCAGCTTCAAGAGGGAGTTGCGGATTCTGATCGTCTGCCATAGTTGTGGATGCGAGCGAAGGGGCGGGATGGAAGCGATTTAGGACTAGCCTGAGCTTCGCGAGCTACTATCGTTATTTTAGTTGTTTGGACCCTGAAATAGCAAGGCTTGAACCGGCGAATAAGTCTTTATTTTACTTATACTTACTACTTCTATCCGATTGCCCTACCGAAGCGTATCGAAGATTCCCAGCGAGCGATGAATTTTGAGCGGATTTTGGGGACGTAATCGAGCCTCCGGACAGCTTCCGTACAACTGCTCAGGCACCGTAACCATCTGAAAATGGGGTAGACAAGGAGACTCACGATGGCCACAACAGCTACGGCTAAGAAGGACAACGCAAAGAAATCGTCCGCGCGAAAATACTCCCCAGCCGCCTCAAAGAGCGTGGAAACCGAAATGAAAGCAATGAAGGAAGGAAAGCTCAAAAGCGGACGCAGCGGCAAGAAGGTAACCGACCCGAAACAGGCCATTGCCATCGGGCTCTCCAAGGCTCGGAAAGAAGGCGCAAAAGTTCCGCCGGAAAAATCCTAACCGCCTACAGCAACCCCGGCAAAGTGAGAACGCAGAAAACCGCCTGGAGCACAACAATTGCACCGCACGCCGCGATCGCGACCCTGCCTCGGACCGTCTCATACGAATCGGCGAAGACCCCGGCGATGAAGGTAAGCAAGAATGGCAACGCCCAAAGCAGCGGATTCCCCGGCACGCCCGCCGTAATAACAAAAATCAAAAGCAGCGTCACCAGAAACGGCGTCGTATTTCCGAAATAAAGCGTCTTGCGCAAGGCAAAGTAAAGCAGCAGTGCGGCGCCGGTCGCCACAGTAATCCCGGCATTTGAGATGTTCCAGAAGAAATGCCACGCCGGGCCGAAGGAAAATCCGATCTGCGCCGCGTCCGAGCGAAAGAGATAGCTGAAAGCGTCCGGCGAAAAACCGTAACACGCAAACAGCAAGATGAATGCCGCAATGGTCGACTCAAGCAGCACGGGCATCACCTGGCTCCGGCGTCCTTCCGCGATCCATAACATGAAGAACAGTCCCAATAACACCAGCACCGGCAGCGCCGCGATATGCGAAGCCGCAACCACCGCGAAGCAGACCGTGAGCAACACAATCCTGGGACGCCATTTTCGCCGTGGGCCTTGCATCGCATGCGCCACGCCGATGCACGTGTAGAGGCCGCCAAAGAAGCCCAGCGCCGTAAGAATCTCAGGATTAGGAGCAACCGACGCCCGCAGAACCTCCGGCGAGAAAACATACAGCGCCAACGCCGTATACCCGCCCAGATTGCCAAAGAGCCGCCGCGTCACCCACCACAGCGCCCCGCCCAATCCCACCCCGGAAGCGATAAACGGCAGCCGCAGGAGCAGCAGGACATGCGTCATCTGGTGGCGCAGTTCCCAGGTCGAAGTGGGCGCGTCGAGTGTCTGGACAACCTTGTCTTCCGGCTTGCGAAAGTTGTCCGCCAGCCGCTCATACGCCAGATTGAGCGTCAGCGGCAGCCCTGCCACGCGATACGCCAGTACGCCGTCGTGAATATTCCCGCAGGACGTAAAATATCCAGCCAGAGGCGAAGGCCGTTCCCACATTTCGCGGCCGCAGCGTGCGTACTGGTAGTCGCGCTCGGTAAGGTCCTGGTGAGCGGTGAGCCAGAACGCCTGCGCCAGAAACAGTAGCAACAACCCCGCCGCGATGCGCTGGGGCAGATTGAATCGGAAACGGCGAAGAGTCGCGAAACGAAGGGTCATCCTGACGATACGGGTCCTGACCCAGTTTACCGGAGCCAGGTCAGAACCCGTCTTGCACTGAGAACGACTTCAATTGCGTGTATTCGTAATCGCCGCCGCGCTGGAATCGCCCTGCCCGAGCTTGCGATGAAAGAGATCGAGCGCCAGCGTCATGCACTGCCGCGCCAGTTCCGGATCGTACCGCGCGCCTTCGTCCCGCAAGAATGCGTGCGCTCCGTTTACCTCATGCCAGGTAAATACCGCTCCTACCTCATTGAGCCGATTCAACACGGCCATCCTGCCTTCCAGCGGGATATGCGGGTCCTGCCGTCCCCAGATCATCAGCAACTCGCCTTTGATATCTGAAGCCCGCTGCAGAGAATCGTCGTTCATGCCCTTGCCCAGGCTGTGCTTGTGGATATCCGTCGCATAGAAGCAGACCGTCGCCCGCACATCCGGATTCAGTGCTGTCCGATACGCCAGATGCCCGCCGATGCAAATCCCCATTGCTCCAAGCTGCCCGGTGCAATCCGGACGTGAAGCAAGATGGTCCAGCGCCGCACGCGCATCGGCATCGTAGCTGGCCAGTTCCTTGGTCGTCTTGAGCGTATTCCCGCGGTCGGTACCGGGCTTGTCATACGCGAGCACGGTGCCCGGCGCTTCGAACTCGTGATAAATCTCCGGCATTGCGACGATATACCCGTGTCCGGCCAGCATCGCCGCAATGCGCGCTACCGGCCCTGTGATCTGAAAAATCTCTGAATAAAAGACAACTCCCGGGTACTTTCCCGGCGCTGCAGGATGAACAATGTGGGTCCGCATCGGCCCCCAAGCAGTAGTCAACTCAACCTGTTCTTCAACGACGATCATGCCGCTCCACCTCCGGTTCTATGCCGCGCAATTACTTTATCAGTTGTGCGATTGACGGAATTGTCCACAGCCCCACACAAGACACCGCTCTGCGGCCAACACTTGATAGACTTCCATCAGCATGGCGCCGAAACCTAAAGACGATCCCGAACGCCTCGTAAGCGCCGCGCGCGCCGGCGAAGAAGACAGCTTTGAACTGAAGCTCCGCCCGCGCCGACTGGGCGAGTTCATCGGCCAGGCCAAAGCCAAGGAACAGCTCGCCATCGCCCTCGAAGCCGCCAAATCCCGCGGCGAGGCGCTCGACCACGTGCTCCTCTTCGGACCACCCGGCCTGGGCAAGACCACGCTTGCGACCATCATCGCCAACGAAATGGACGTAGGCTTCCAGCAAACCTCCGGCCCGACCTTACAAATCCAGGGAGATCTGACCGCAATCCTGACCAATCTGCGCGAAAAGCAGGTGCTTTTTCTCGACGAAATCCACCGTTTGCAGGCCGTGCTCGAAGAAAAACTCTACACCGCCCTCGAAGACTACAAGCTGGACATCATTATCGGCCAGGGCCCGGCCGCGCGCACCCATGTGATGGAAATCCGTCCCTTCACCTTCGTCGCCGCGACGACGCGGCCCGGCCTGCTATCCTCACCGCTGCGCTCGCGCTTCGGCATTCTCCTGCGTCTGGAGTTTTACACAGAAGAGGAACTGCGGATCATCGTCGAGCGTTCCGCCGAAGTCATGCAGGTGCCGATAGACACCGACGGGGCGGCGGAGATTGCGCTCCGTTCCCGCGGCACACCCCGCATCGCCAACCGTCTCCTGCGCCGCGTGCGCGACTATGCCCAGGTGCGCGGGACCGGCGAAATCGACCGCGCAACCGCCCACGCCGCGCTCACCATGCTCGAAGTAGACGCGCACGGCTTCGACGAAATCGACCGCCGCCTGCTGATGACGATCATTCAGAAATACGACGGCGGCCCGGTCGGCCTGGGTACGTTGGCCGCGATCCTCTCCGAAGATGAAGACGCACTTGAAGAAGTCTACGAGCCATTCCTGATTCAGATCGGCTTTCTCGATCGCACTCCGCGCGGTCGCATTGCAACCCGTCTCGCCTACGAACACTTCGGCCTTGCTATGCCCCAAAAGCAAGCACCATTGTTCTAAGCAACGCACTTACAAACTTCAACTTATAAATCCATCTACGGAGGAGCCGCCATGGCACGAACAGAATCAACCATGTTATCGCTTGGCACCCTGGCCCCGGATTTCGCACTTACCGACGTCGTAAGCGAACAAACCATCCGGCGCGATGATTTTCGCGGAAAGAAAGCCCTGTTGGTCATGTTCATCTGCACTCATTGCCCGTTCGTCAAACACGTTGAACGCGAGCTGGCCAAAATCGGGCAGGATTACGCCGATAAGTCCATCGGAATTGTCGCCATCGGCAGCAACGACGCCTTGACTTATCCCGACGACGCACCGGCTGGGCTCAAGCAGCAGGCCATCACGATGGATTTTCGATTTCCCTATCTCTACGATGAAACGCAGGAAGTCGCGAAGGCCTTTGACGCAGCCTGCACCCCGGACATCTTCCTCTTCAACGCGGACTTCCGCCTCGTCTATCGCGGCCAACTTGACGGCAGCCGCCCCGGCAACGGGATTCCAGTCACCGGCGAAGATCTGCGCGCAGCAATTGACGCGGTGCTAACCGGCAAACCAGTGTCGGAAGATCAGCTCGCCAGCGTCGGTTGTAACATCAAGTGGAAAGCGTAGGGCGGAGCCAGTTTGTAACTGGCTCCCTTTCAACTTACAGTGGAAGCGTTTTGAGATATTCCCGGAACTTCGGTCCGAGATCCGCTCGATTCAACGCGAATTCGACAGTCGCCTGTAACATCCCGAACTTATCCCCGGCATCAAAGCGCTTGCCCTCAAAGGTGTAGCCATACACCTTCTCTGTCTTGAGCAGCCCAAGGATTCCGTCCGTAAGCTGCAGCTCGCCGCCGGCTCCAAAGCGAGTCTGCTCCAGCAGCCCAAAGACGGCTGGAGTCAGCACATATCGGCCAATAATCGCTTGCTTCGACGGGGCATCCGCAAACTTCGGCTTTTCGACCATCCCGGTGCAGTTGTAGATCCGTTCGTTAGCCGGGTCCTGTGAACCCGCAAGCACTCCATAAGCGCTGATCCCCGGCCCTTCGATGGTCATCGTCGCCAGCACCGATCCCTGACGCTCGTTGTAAACAT
This portion of the Acidicapsa acidisoli genome encodes:
- the gyrA gene encoding DNA gyrase subunit A; protein product: MADDQNPQLPLEAGGPPNSGSNVVSINIEDEMRRSYLDYSMSVIIGRALPDIRDGLKPVHRRVLYAMSEMGLEHNKKYTKCAKVVGQTMGVYHPHGDSAIYDTMVRLAQPFSMRYPLIDGQGNFGSVDGDPPAAMRYTECRLQRIAGEMLADIEMETVDFVPNYDESTSEPSVLPTRIPTLIVNGSNGIAVGMATNIPPHNLTEIVNATIALVNDPKAGLLEVLKHVQGPDFPTGGFIFGKTGIAQAYTTGRGRFLMRAKVATEQLTKEKLAIIVNEIPYQVNKSKLIERIAELVNEKIVDEISDVRDESDRDGMRIVIELKRGSQPEIVLNQLYKHTQMQESFSMIFLAVVNGQPRELGLAAAIRCFIDHRVEVVRRRTVYLLRKAREREHVLEGYKIALDNLDSVIRIIRGSASRAEARENLYVWGKGVEIVVNLNRERLPAEERGLTYRQIDAILELQLYRLTQLSVDEILKELGEIRLRIAEYELILASEPKLRAVIVKELEDVRDKYGDARRTIIVDETAELQMEDLIADEQVAITVSHQGYLKRTPISIYRQQRRGGTGRTGMKTREEDFVAQLIIDSTHAYLLCFTNTGRVYWVKVYEVPDVSAAGKGKSMQSLLNLQAGEKVVTILPVRNLEEEGKFILFATRNGIVKKTPLKDFSNVMARGIIAIAIEKSDDLIEAAITDGKQTIFLATREGMAIRFIEEYDPERSGIGLRPMGRNAAGNKGISLKKGDEVIGVAITVTDETRDRNRDECAAKLNLTSKLEALRNELSEAREALQKAREDRRNGNPDDEVLKAAEKAAEKSSEVAWKALKALDERLGVGRNLILTVTENGFGKRTDIDEYRLTARGAQGVNNLKATPKVGKSQAILPVDETSELMVISQFGKMIRIDTKTIREAGRSTQGVKLLNLEPDDKVAAAVVIPPEDIKEDEQGTLLQ
- a CDS encoding DUF6496 domain-containing protein, whose protein sequence is MATTATAKKDNAKKSSARKYSPAASKSVETEMKAMKEGKLKSGRSGKKVTDPKQAIAIGLSKARKEGAKVPPEKS
- a CDS encoding glycosyltransferase family protein translates to MTLRFATLRRFRFNLPQRIAAGLLLLFLAQAFWLTAHQDLTERDYQYARCGREMWERPSPLAGYFTSCGNIHDGVLAYRVAGLPLTLNLAYERLADNFRKPEDKVVQTLDAPTSTWELRHQMTHVLLLLRLPFIASGVGLGGALWWVTRRLFGNLGGYTALALYVFSPEVLRASVAPNPEILTALGFFGGLYTCIGVAHAMQGPRRKWRPRIVLLTVCFAVVAASHIAALPVLVLLGLFFMLWIAEGRRSQVMPVLLESTIAAFILLFACYGFSPDAFSYLFRSDAAQIGFSFGPAWHFFWNISNAGITVATGAALLLYFALRKTLYFGNTTPFLVTLLLIFVITAGVPGNPLLWALPFLLTFIAGVFADSYETVRGRVAIAACGAIVVLQAVFCVLTLPGLL
- a CDS encoding dienelactone hydrolase family protein, whose amino-acid sequence is MIVVEEQVELTTAWGPMRTHIVHPAAPGKYPGVVFYSEIFQITGPVARIAAMLAGHGYIVAMPEIYHEFEAPGTVLAYDKPGTDRGNTLKTTKELASYDADARAALDHLASRPDCTGQLGAMGICIGGHLAYRTALNPDVRATVCFYATDIHKHSLGKGMNDDSLQRASDIKGELLMIWGRQDPHIPLEGRMAVLNRLNEVGAVFTWHEVNGAHAFLRDEGARYDPELARQCMTLALDLFHRKLGQGDSSAAAITNTRN